A segment of the Acidobacteriota bacterium genome:
CGAAGATATTCTTGCCCGCACCCATGTAGGCTCTTATCAGTTCGTCCGCAGCCCGGTCCAGGCTCCCCAGCTCAAACTGGCATTGTCCCAACCGAAGATGAATGAAAGAGTTGCCAATACCGCCGGGACAACACATGGCGTCGAGAAGAGCGTCCCGTCCTGCAGAATAATCTCCGTTCAGGAAATGGGAATCACCCACCGCCGACAGGATCCAAGTGGCGGCTTCCCATTCGATCCGTGGCTCTGGAAGCAGATCCCATGCGGCCCAGTAAACCTTGCAAGCCTCCGCGTACCGCTTGGATTCTGCAAGGGCATCACCGGCACGGCACAGATTTTCGAGTTCTGATGAAAAGTTTTCTGAAAGAAAGCTCATACGTGTCCAGTAAATCGGCAATTGCGGATCCAATCCTAGCATGGGACAATATAGGACATCCACTCTGAAATGGGGGCTACCCCTATGCATACCTTCTTCCTTTAGCTATAAACTCAGCAGGTTTCGAGGTATACTCCGCTTCCGGAACCGACCCGAGGGTTTCATGCGGGACGACGCAATCAGCCCGCCTGCAGCCCGAAGGGCGGCGAGTGGGGAGCCGGGTGCGAGCGGGACGCATACCCTTGTTGGTATCGCCACCTCTATACTTCTTCGTTCGTCTGGTTTGTGTGGTTCGTGGTTTTAAAAAGCCTATTCTTAGCGGTTGAGGTCGAAGGGGTTCTGGATCCGACCCGACGAATCGTGTTCTTCTTGAGCATCATCATCCCTCGACTCTGAAAACCTGTTCATGGGGTTAAT
Coding sequences within it:
- a CDS encoding tetratricopeptide repeat protein → MSFLSENFSSELENLCRAGDALAESKRYAEACKVYWAAWDLLPEPRIEWEAATWILSAVGDSHFLNGDYSAGRDALLDAMCCPGGIGNSFIHLRLGQCQFELGSLDRAADELIRAYMGAGKNIFEDEDPKYFLFLQSKAKDL